In a genomic window of Vulpes vulpes isolate BD-2025 chromosome 6, VulVul3, whole genome shotgun sequence:
- the GMPR2 gene encoding GMP reductase 2 isoform X3 gives MPHIDSDIKLDFKDVLLRPKRSTLKSRSEVDLTRSFSFRNSKQVYTGIPIIAANMDTVGTFEMAKVLCKFSLFTAVHKHYSLQQWKEFASQNPDCLEHLAASSGTGSSDFEQLEQILEAIPQVKYICLDVANGYSEHFVEFVKDVRKHFPEHTIMAGNVVTGEMVEELILSGADIIKVGIGPGKVAHWVPKATCLVSNACEHFTILIAFFSGSVCTTRKKTGVGYPQLSAVMECADAAHGLKGHIISDGGCSCPGDVAKAFGKDVGRAWRESPVEEDKSPLRVKDQAWGGRESHSNSLTI, from the exons ATGCCTCACATCGACAGTGACATCAAACTGGACTTCAAGGATGTCTTGTTGAGGCCCAAACGCAGTACCCTTAAGTCTCGAAGTGAG GTGGATCTCACAAGATCCTTTTCATTTCGGAACTCAAAGCAGGTGTACACTGGGATCCCCATCATTGCTGCCAACATGGATACTGTGGGCACCTTTGAGATGGCCAAGGTTCTCTGTAAG TTCTCCCTCTTCACAGCTGTCCATAAACACTACAGCCTCCAGCAGTGGAAAGAATTTGCTAGCCAGAATCCTGACTGTCTTGAG catttagCTGCCAGCTCAGGCACAGGCTCTTCGGACTTTGAGCAGCTGGAACAGATCCTGGAAGCTATTCCCCAGGTGAAATATATATGCCTGGACGTGGCAAACGGCTACTCTGAACACTTTGTTGAGTTTGTAAAGGATGTGCGGAAGCACTTCCCCGAACACACCATCATG GCAGGGAATGTAGTAACAGGAGAGATGGTGGAAGAGCTGATCCTATCTGGGGCTGATATCATCAAAGTAGGAATCGGACCAGGTAAGGTGGCTCACTGGGTGCCAAAGGCTACCTGTCTGGTGTCAAACGCCTGTGAACACTTCACCATTCTCATTGCATTCTTCTCAGGCTCTGTGTGCACCACCCGGAAGAAAACTGGAGTGGGATACCCACAGCTCAGTGCAGTGATGGAGTGTGCAGATGCTGCTCATGGCCTCAAGGGCCACATCATTTCA GATGGAGGCTGCAGCTGTCCTGGGGATGTGGCCAAGGCTTTCGGTAAGGATGTTGGGAGAGCATGGAGGGAGAGTCCTGTAGAAGAGGATAAGTCACCTCTGAGGGTCAAGGATCAGGCTTGGGGAGGCCGAGAAAGCCATTCAAATTCTCTCACAATATGA
- the TINF2 gene encoding LOW QUALITY PROTEIN: TERF1-interacting nuclear factor 2 (The sequence of the model RefSeq protein was modified relative to this genomic sequence to represent the inferred CDS: inserted 1 base in 1 codon) — MEARGTAPGAEPAAAATPPGAGPAALRFAAAASWQVVRGRCVEHFPRVLQFLRSLRAAAPGLVRYRHHERLCMGLNAKVVVELILQGRPWAQVLNALHHHFPESGHVVRDPKATKQDLRKISEAQETFCQQVKQLAEAPVDLASKLQELEQEYGEPFLAAMEKLFFEYLCQLEKALPALQTQQLQDVLSWMQPGVSITSSFALSQYGVDMGWPLSESSVTDSVSMTEPTEQSPPQQPKLALHHPLPKARPGPYLPQEPASRKLPVPIAGCHFNLAPLGRRKIQSRWASTKGGHKERPTVMLFPFRNLGSPSQVLSELENKEKHGMHMADPAGAVGTRAASTGKSKNLSPILGERILKNPVDLLASEQEENCLVCPVDPLKLSLSPPRARKPVCPPSLCSSVITIGDLVLDSDEEENVQKEGRESLEDYQKTKFDTLIPTFYEYLPASGPSAMSVPSXDHRDKSRHLG, encoded by the exons ATGGAAGCCAGAGGGACCGCTCCGGGGGCGGAGCCCGCGGCCGCGGCCACGCCCCCGGGGGCCGGTCCCGCCGCTCTGCGcttcgccgccgccgccagctGGCAAGTCGTGCGGGGGCGCTGCGTGGAGCACTTCCCGCGGGTGTTACAGTTCCTGCGGTCACTGCGCGCTGCCGCCCCCGGTTTGGTTCGCTACCGCCACCACGAACGCCTGTGTATGGGCCTAAACGCCAAG GTAGTGGTGGAGTTGATCCTGCAGGGCCGGCCGTGGGCCCAGGTTCTGAATGCCCTGCATCATCATTTCCCAGAGTCTGGACATGTAGTGCGGGACCCCAAAGCT ACAAAGCAGGATCTGAGGAAGATCTCGGAGGCACAGGAGACGTTTTGCCAACAGGTGAAGCAACTAGCAGAGGCCCCAGTGGACTTGGCTTCCAAGCTGCAG GAACTTGAACAAGAGTATGGGGAACCATTTCTGGCTGCCATGGAAAAGCTGTTTTTTGAATACTTGTGTCAGCTAGAAAAAGCACTGCCTGCACTGCAAACACAGCAG ctTCAGGATGTGCTGAGTTGGATGCAGCCTGGAGTTTCTATCACCTCTTCTTTTGCCTTGAGCCAATATGGTGTGGACATGGGGTGGCCACTTTCAG agtCCTCCGTTACTGACTCCGTGAGCATGACAGAGCCCACGGAGCAGAGTCCTCCTCAGCAACCAAAACTGGCACTTCACCATCCTTTGCCAAAAGCCAGGCCTGGCCCATACCTTCCTCAGGAACCAGCCTCAAGGAAGCTCCCAGTACCTATAGCTGGCTGCCACTTTAATCTGGCCCCTCTGGGCCGGCGAAAAATCCAGTCCCGATGGGCATCCACTAAGGGAGGCCATAAGGAGCGCCCCACAGTCATGCTGTTCCCTTTTAGGAATCTGGGTTCACCATCCCAAGTCCTATCTGAGCTGGAGAACAAGGAAAAACATGGGATGCACATGGCAGATCCAGCAGGTGCTGTGGGCACGAGAGCAGCTTCCACTGGAAAGTCTAAGAATCTGTCCCCAATCCTGGGGGAAAGGATTCTGAAGAACCCAGTTGACCTGTTGGCTTCAGAGCAAGAAGA GAATTGTTTGGTCTGCCCAGTGGACCCCCTGAAACTTTCACTGTCCCCTCCTAGGGCCAGGAAACCAG TGTGTCCTCCATCTCTGTGCAGCTCTGTCATTACCATAGGGGACTTGGTTTTGGACTCTGACGAAGAAGAAAATgtccagaaggaaggaagg GAGTCTCTGGAAGACTATCAGAAGACAAAGTTTGACACCTTGATTCCCACCTTCTATGAATACCTCCCCGCTTCTGGCCCCAGTGCCATGTCTGTCCCTT ATGACCACAGGGACAAGTCCAGACACTTAGGATAG
- the GMPR2 gene encoding GMP reductase 2 isoform X1, with translation MPHIDSDIKLDFKDVLLRPKRSTLKSRSEVDLTRSFSFRNSKQVYTGIPIIAANMDTVGTFEMAKVLCKFSLFTAVHKHYSLQQWKEFASQNPDCLEHLAASSGTGSSDFEQLEQILEAIPQVKYICLDVANGYSEHFVEFVKDVRKHFPEHTIMAGNVVTGEMVEELILSGADIIKVGIGPGKVAHWVPKATCLVSNACEHFTILIAFFSGSVCTTRKKTGVGYPQLSAVMECADAAHGLKGHIISDGGCSCPGDVAKAFGAGADFVMLGGMLAGHSESGGELIERDGKKYKLFYGMSSEMAMKKYAGGVAEYRASEGKTVEVPFKGDVEHTIRDILGGIRSTCTYVGAAKLKELSRRTTFIRVTQQVNPIFSDES, from the exons ATGCCTCACATCGACAGTGACATCAAACTGGACTTCAAGGATGTCTTGTTGAGGCCCAAACGCAGTACCCTTAAGTCTCGAAGTGAG GTGGATCTCACAAGATCCTTTTCATTTCGGAACTCAAAGCAGGTGTACACTGGGATCCCCATCATTGCTGCCAACATGGATACTGTGGGCACCTTTGAGATGGCCAAGGTTCTCTGTAAG TTCTCCCTCTTCACAGCTGTCCATAAACACTACAGCCTCCAGCAGTGGAAAGAATTTGCTAGCCAGAATCCTGACTGTCTTGAG catttagCTGCCAGCTCAGGCACAGGCTCTTCGGACTTTGAGCAGCTGGAACAGATCCTGGAAGCTATTCCCCAGGTGAAATATATATGCCTGGACGTGGCAAACGGCTACTCTGAACACTTTGTTGAGTTTGTAAAGGATGTGCGGAAGCACTTCCCCGAACACACCATCATG GCAGGGAATGTAGTAACAGGAGAGATGGTGGAAGAGCTGATCCTATCTGGGGCTGATATCATCAAAGTAGGAATCGGACCAGGTAAGGTGGCTCACTGGGTGCCAAAGGCTACCTGTCTGGTGTCAAACGCCTGTGAACACTTCACCATTCTCATTGCATTCTTCTCAGGCTCTGTGTGCACCACCCGGAAGAAAACTGGAGTGGGATACCCACAGCTCAGTGCAGTGATGGAGTGTGCAGATGCTGCTCATGGCCTCAAGGGCCACATCATTTCA GATGGAGGCTGCAGCTGTCCTGGGGATGTGGCCAAGGCTTTCG gggcaggagctGACTTTGTGATGCTGGGCGGCATGCTGGCTGGGCACAGTGAATCAGGTGGTGAGCTCATTGAGAGAGATGGCAAGAAGTACAAGCTCTTTTATGGGATGAGTTCTGAAATGGCCATGAAGAAGTATGCTGGGGGAGTGGCTGAGTACAG GGCCTCAGAGGGAAAGACGGTGGAGGTGCCCTTTAAAGGGGATGTGGAACATACCATCCGAGACATCCTTGGAGGCATCCGCTCCACATGTACCTACGTGGGAGCAGCTAAACTGAAGGAGTTGAGCCGGAGAACCACCTTCATCCGGGTCACCCAGCAGGTGAATCCAATCTTCAGTGATGAGAGCTAG
- the GMPR2 gene encoding GMP reductase 2 isoform X4 — protein sequence MPHIDSDIKLDFKDVLLRPKRSTLKSRSEVDLTRSFSFRNSKQVYTGIPIIAANMDTVGTFEMAKVLCKAGNVVTGEMVEELILSGADIIKVGIGPGKVAHWVPKATCLVSNACEHFTILIAFFSGSVCTTRKKTGVGYPQLSAVMECADAAHGLKGHIISDGGCSCPGDVAKAFGAGADFVMLGGMLAGHSESGGELIERDGKKYKLFYGMSSEMAMKKYAGGVAEYRASEGKTVEVPFKGDVEHTIRDILGGIRSTCTYVGAAKLKELSRRTTFIRVTQQVNPIFSDES from the exons ATGCCTCACATCGACAGTGACATCAAACTGGACTTCAAGGATGTCTTGTTGAGGCCCAAACGCAGTACCCTTAAGTCTCGAAGTGAG GTGGATCTCACAAGATCCTTTTCATTTCGGAACTCAAAGCAGGTGTACACTGGGATCCCCATCATTGCTGCCAACATGGATACTGTGGGCACCTTTGAGATGGCCAAGGTTCTCTGTAAG GCAGGGAATGTAGTAACAGGAGAGATGGTGGAAGAGCTGATCCTATCTGGGGCTGATATCATCAAAGTAGGAATCGGACCAGGTAAGGTGGCTCACTGGGTGCCAAAGGCTACCTGTCTGGTGTCAAACGCCTGTGAACACTTCACCATTCTCATTGCATTCTTCTCAGGCTCTGTGTGCACCACCCGGAAGAAAACTGGAGTGGGATACCCACAGCTCAGTGCAGTGATGGAGTGTGCAGATGCTGCTCATGGCCTCAAGGGCCACATCATTTCA GATGGAGGCTGCAGCTGTCCTGGGGATGTGGCCAAGGCTTTCG gggcaggagctGACTTTGTGATGCTGGGCGGCATGCTGGCTGGGCACAGTGAATCAGGTGGTGAGCTCATTGAGAGAGATGGCAAGAAGTACAAGCTCTTTTATGGGATGAGTTCTGAAATGGCCATGAAGAAGTATGCTGGGGGAGTGGCTGAGTACAG GGCCTCAGAGGGAAAGACGGTGGAGGTGCCCTTTAAAGGGGATGTGGAACATACCATCCGAGACATCCTTGGAGGCATCCGCTCCACATGTACCTACGTGGGAGCAGCTAAACTGAAGGAGTTGAGCCGGAGAACCACCTTCATCCGGGTCACCCAGCAGGTGAATCCAATCTTCAGTGATGAGAGCTAG
- the GMPR2 gene encoding GMP reductase 2 isoform X2 codes for MPHIDSDIKLDFKDVLLRPKRSTLKSRSEVDLTRSFSFRNSKQVYTGIPIIAANMDTVGTFEMAKVLCKFSLFTAVHKHYSLQQWKEFASQNPDCLEHLAASSGTGSSDFEQLEQILEAIPQVKYICLDVANGYSEHFVEFVKDVRKHFPEHTIMAGNVVTGEMVEELILSGADIIKVGIGPGSVCTTRKKTGVGYPQLSAVMECADAAHGLKGHIISDGGCSCPGDVAKAFGAGADFVMLGGMLAGHSESGGELIERDGKKYKLFYGMSSEMAMKKYAGGVAEYRASEGKTVEVPFKGDVEHTIRDILGGIRSTCTYVGAAKLKELSRRTTFIRVTQQVNPIFSDES; via the exons ATGCCTCACATCGACAGTGACATCAAACTGGACTTCAAGGATGTCTTGTTGAGGCCCAAACGCAGTACCCTTAAGTCTCGAAGTGAG GTGGATCTCACAAGATCCTTTTCATTTCGGAACTCAAAGCAGGTGTACACTGGGATCCCCATCATTGCTGCCAACATGGATACTGTGGGCACCTTTGAGATGGCCAAGGTTCTCTGTAAG TTCTCCCTCTTCACAGCTGTCCATAAACACTACAGCCTCCAGCAGTGGAAAGAATTTGCTAGCCAGAATCCTGACTGTCTTGAG catttagCTGCCAGCTCAGGCACAGGCTCTTCGGACTTTGAGCAGCTGGAACAGATCCTGGAAGCTATTCCCCAGGTGAAATATATATGCCTGGACGTGGCAAACGGCTACTCTGAACACTTTGTTGAGTTTGTAAAGGATGTGCGGAAGCACTTCCCCGAACACACCATCATG GCAGGGAATGTAGTAACAGGAGAGATGGTGGAAGAGCTGATCCTATCTGGGGCTGATATCATCAAAGTAGGAATCGGACCAG GCTCTGTGTGCACCACCCGGAAGAAAACTGGAGTGGGATACCCACAGCTCAGTGCAGTGATGGAGTGTGCAGATGCTGCTCATGGCCTCAAGGGCCACATCATTTCA GATGGAGGCTGCAGCTGTCCTGGGGATGTGGCCAAGGCTTTCG gggcaggagctGACTTTGTGATGCTGGGCGGCATGCTGGCTGGGCACAGTGAATCAGGTGGTGAGCTCATTGAGAGAGATGGCAAGAAGTACAAGCTCTTTTATGGGATGAGTTCTGAAATGGCCATGAAGAAGTATGCTGGGGGAGTGGCTGAGTACAG GGCCTCAGAGGGAAAGACGGTGGAGGTGCCCTTTAAAGGGGATGTGGAACATACCATCCGAGACATCCTTGGAGGCATCCGCTCCACATGTACCTACGTGGGAGCAGCTAAACTGAAGGAGTTGAGCCGGAGAACCACCTTCATCCGGGTCACCCAGCAGGTGAATCCAATCTTCAGTGATGAGAGCTAG